The following coding sequences lie in one Sedimentibacter sp. MB35-C1 genomic window:
- the mutS gene encoding DNA mismatch repair protein MutS, which translates to MAKYTPMMEQYLSIKEQYPDCILLYRLGDFYEMFFDDALTASKVLEIALTGRECGQKERAPMCGVPHHAVDSYIPKLIESGYKVAICEQMEDPSQAKGIVKRDVVRIITPGTIIDQNMLDEKSNNYLCCTYIDKGFGMCYADISTGDLYVTENISLNDFDIDSNKRYNLLKEEILKINPSEIVSNKFTGIDSIDSMLSCTEMLSYNEYKSVILNHFNVISLDSFGLSDNDYAVMALGMLISYLYKTQKTSLEQLNKLHFYSVGEYLYLDSSTRKNLELTETVRGKKGPGTLYNVLDYTSTAMGGRQLKKWIEEPLKNINIINNRLDAVEELYNNVMVSNNIKEYLKTIYDIERLISRIVYGNCNGRDLNALKQSISNLPDLKQEISVLKSKMFKDIHEGFDTLEELYQLIDKSIVDDPPLSVKEGSIIKTGYNAELDEIREVTVNGKNWISELQNREREDTGIKNLKIGYTKVFGYYLEVTKSYLNLVPDNYIRKQTLSNCERYVTPELKEMEAKVLNADEQMMKLEYELFLQIRQHVKEHVVRIQQTAYSIAVIDTLNSLSISAVKNNYIRPEMNSKGYIKITDGRHPVIEKIMKNEMFVPNDTYIDGSEHRMSIITGPNMAGKSTYMRQVALIALLSHIGSFVPAKKAEICILDKIFTRVGASDDLSQGQSTFMVEMSEVSNILNNASENSLLILDEIGRGTSTYDGLSIAWSVVEYITKKIKAKTLFATHYHELSELESKLKSVKNYRILIKEADDKIIFLRKIAEGSVDRSYGIQVANLAGLPDEVVVRAKEILAQLDDSDINKPFTKKKKNRITDNFQVSMFQADPIEKSLNKEYKDLTETIKNIDINNITPVKAFTLLNELIEKAKHI; encoded by the coding sequence ATGGCAAAATATACACCAATGATGGAACAGTATTTGAGCATTAAGGAGCAATATCCTGATTGCATACTTTTGTACAGGCTCGGTGATTTTTATGAGATGTTCTTTGATGATGCATTGACTGCATCCAAGGTTTTGGAGATTGCACTCACAGGGCGTGAATGCGGACAGAAGGAGCGAGCTCCAATGTGCGGAGTGCCTCACCATGCAGTAGACAGCTACATTCCAAAGCTGATTGAAAGCGGATACAAAGTTGCTATATGTGAACAGATGGAAGATCCCTCCCAAGCAAAAGGAATTGTAAAAAGAGATGTTGTCAGAATAATTACTCCTGGAACAATAATAGATCAGAACATGCTTGATGAAAAAAGCAATAATTATCTTTGTTGCACATACATAGATAAGGGCTTCGGTATGTGCTATGCAGATATTTCTACCGGCGATTTATATGTAACTGAAAACATAAGCTTGAATGATTTTGATATAGACAGCAATAAAAGATACAATTTACTAAAAGAAGAAATACTTAAGATTAACCCTTCAGAAATAGTCTCAAATAAATTTACAGGCATTGATTCAATAGATTCGATGTTGAGTTGCACAGAAATGTTGAGCTACAACGAATATAAGTCAGTCATATTAAATCATTTTAATGTAATATCTTTGGACTCTTTCGGCCTTTCTGACAATGATTATGCAGTTATGGCTCTTGGAATGCTTATCAGCTATTTGTACAAAACACAAAAAACTTCTCTGGAGCAATTGAATAAGCTTCATTTTTATAGTGTAGGAGAATATTTGTACCTTGATTCAAGCACTCGAAAAAATCTTGAGCTTACTGAAACAGTTAGAGGGAAAAAAGGGCCAGGTACTCTTTATAATGTGCTTGACTATACAAGTACTGCAATGGGCGGACGACAGCTGAAAAAATGGATTGAAGAGCCTCTTAAGAATATTAATATAATAAATAACAGACTAGATGCTGTGGAAGAGCTCTATAACAATGTAATGGTATCCAATAACATTAAAGAATATTTGAAAACAATTTATGATATCGAAAGGCTCATAAGCAGAATAGTGTATGGAAACTGCAACGGCAGAGATTTAAACGCTCTGAAACAATCTATTTCAAACCTTCCGGATCTTAAACAAGAAATATCAGTTCTAAAATCAAAAATGTTTAAAGATATTCATGAAGGTTTCGACACCTTGGAGGAACTATACCAGTTAATTGACAAATCAATAGTTGATGACCCACCTCTGTCAGTAAAGGAAGGCAGTATTATTAAAACAGGATATAATGCTGAGCTTGATGAAATACGCGAAGTAACTGTAAACGGCAAGAACTGGATTTCTGAACTACAAAACAGAGAAAGAGAAGACACTGGTATCAAAAATTTAAAGATAGGTTATACAAAGGTATTCGGCTACTACCTGGAGGTAACAAAATCATATTTGAACCTTGTTCCAGACAATTATATAAGAAAGCAGACACTGTCTAACTGTGAAAGATACGTTACACCGGAACTTAAAGAAATGGAAGCTAAGGTTCTGAATGCTGACGAACAGATGATGAAGCTTGAATATGAGCTGTTTTTACAAATAAGGCAGCACGTAAAGGAACATGTAGTCAGAATACAGCAGACTGCTTACAGCATTGCCGTTATTGATACTTTAAATTCCCTATCTATATCAGCAGTTAAAAATAACTACATCAGGCCGGAGATGAATAGTAAAGGCTACATAAAAATAACTGACGGAAGACATCCTGTAATTGAAAAAATTATGAAAAATGAGATGTTTGTTCCTAATGATACTTATATTGATGGAAGCGAGCACAGAATGTCCATCATTACAGGGCCTAACATGGCAGGAAAATCAACTTATATGAGACAGGTAGCACTGATTGCACTTCTATCCCACATAGGAAGCTTTGTTCCTGCTAAAAAAGCGGAAATATGCATACTAGACAAGATATTTACCCGCGTGGGCGCATCGGATGATTTATCACAGGGACAAAGTACGTTTATGGTAGAAATGAGCGAAGTTTCTAACATACTGAACAATGCATCGGAAAACAGCCTCCTTATTTTAGACGAAATAGGAAGAGGCACAAGCACCTATGACGGATTGAGCATCGCATGGAGCGTTGTGGAATACATAACGAAAAAAATCAAGGCAAAAACATTGTTTGCCACACATTATCATGAACTTTCTGAACTGGAAAGCAAATTAAAAAGTGTTAAGAATTATAGAATTCTCATAAAGGAAGCTGATGACAAAATAATATTTTTGAGAAAAATAGCAGAAGGAAGCGTAGATCGAAGCTATGGTATACAGGTTGCAAATCTTGCGGGACTTCCGGATGAAGTTGTTGTAAGAGCAAAAGAAATATTAGCACAGCTTGACGACAGTGATATTAATAAACCATTTACAAAAAAGAAAAAAAACCGTATTACAGATAATTTTCAGGTTTCCATGTTTCAGGCCGATCCTATTGAAAAAAGCCTAAATAAAGAATACAAGGATTTGACGGAAACTATCAAGAATATTGATATTAACAACATAACTCCTGTAAAGGCTTTTACTCTTTTAAACGAGCTGATTGAAAAAGCCAAACACATTTAA
- the miaB gene encoding tRNA (N6-isopentenyl adenosine(37)-C2)-methylthiotransferase MiaB, protein MRKNNIDAVNTEDTKLSSDRIIELRNNNEQFFIMNGKKKTYNILTYGCQMNEHDSEKIAGMLTSIGYEETSDEKNADLVILNTCLIRENAELKVFGKLGEIKGLKRNRENMLVAVCGCMMQKEEIRQKLLKQFSFVDIIFGTNTIQELPILIYDAEINKKKSVDIIENSDLIYENMPKTRKFKYKALVNITYGCNNFCTYCVVPYVRGREKSREPGEIINEVKTLAADGCKEITLLGQNVNSYGLTLDNPFTFAELLYELNNIDGIERIRFMTSHPKDLTDDLIKVIKECKKICNHVHLPIQSGSNVVLKRMNRKYTKEHYLNLVEKLKTEIPDVAITTDIIVGFPGETEQDFEETVDVVRKVQYDSAFTFLYSVREGTKAAEMNDQIPDSIKHQRFNKLLDTLYPIVLEKNSQCIGKIYPVLVESVSKNSENFLTGRTEHFRLVHFKGNNNLIGQIVNVKITNVKTFHMEGEISD, encoded by the coding sequence ATGAGGAAAAATAATATAGATGCAGTAAATACCGAAGATACAAAGCTTTCAAGCGATAGAATAATTGAACTGAGAAATAACAATGAGCAGTTCTTTATTATGAACGGAAAGAAAAAAACATATAATATTTTAACCTATGGATGCCAGATGAATGAGCATGATTCAGAAAAAATAGCAGGTATGCTAACTTCAATCGGATATGAAGAAACGTCTGATGAGAAAAATGCTGATCTGGTTATATTAAATACATGTCTTATAAGAGAAAACGCTGAACTGAAAGTTTTTGGCAAGCTGGGAGAAATAAAGGGATTAAAAAGGAATAGAGAAAACATGCTTGTTGCAGTATGCGGCTGCATGATGCAAAAAGAAGAGATACGACAGAAACTCCTAAAACAATTTTCATTTGTTGATATTATATTTGGCACTAATACGATTCAGGAGCTTCCTATATTGATTTATGACGCTGAGATAAATAAGAAAAAAAGTGTTGACATTATAGAAAATTCTGATTTAATATATGAAAACATGCCAAAAACAAGAAAATTTAAGTACAAGGCTCTGGTTAACATAACTTATGGCTGCAATAATTTTTGTACCTACTGCGTAGTGCCGTATGTTCGAGGCAGGGAAAAAAGCCGGGAACCTGGAGAAATTATTAATGAAGTTAAGACCTTAGCAGCAGATGGCTGTAAGGAAATTACACTTCTCGGTCAAAATGTTAATTCTTACGGGCTTACCCTTGATAATCCTTTTACATTTGCAGAACTTCTATATGAATTAAACAATATTGACGGCATAGAAAGAATTCGATTTATGACCTCTCATCCAAAGGATTTGACAGATGATTTAATAAAAGTCATAAAGGAATGCAAGAAAATTTGTAACCATGTACATCTACCAATACAATCCGGAAGCAACGTAGTTTTGAAAAGGATGAACCGCAAATATACTAAAGAACATTATTTAAACCTTGTAGAAAAGCTAAAAACGGAAATTCCTGACGTTGCAATTACTACCGATATAATTGTAGGCTTCCCCGGAGAAACTGAACAGGATTTTGAAGAAACTGTTGATGTTGTTAGGAAAGTACAGTATGATTCGGCATTTACATTCCTATATTCTGTAAGAGAAGGGACTAAGGCTGCCGAAATGAATGACCAGATACCTGACAGCATAAAACACCAACGCTTTAACAAGCTGCTGGATACACTTTATCCTATTGTGCTTGAAAAAAATTCTCAATGCATAGGAAAAATTTATCCCGTTTTAGTTGAATCTGTCAGCAAAAACAGTGAAAATTTTCTTACCGGCAGAACCGAGCATTTTAGATTGGTTCATTTTAAAGGCAATAATAATTTGATTGGTCAAATAGTTAACGTAAAAATTACAAACGTAAAGACCTTCCATATGGAAGGCGAAATATCGGATTAA
- the feoB gene encoding ferrous iron transport protein B — MNYTIALAGNPNSGKTTLFNELTGSKQHVGNWPGVTVDKKEGTYKKRKEINILDLPGTYSLSPYSAEEIIARDYIVKNKPDAVINIVDGTNIERNLYLTMQIIETKIPMVIAMNMMDEVDAIGMKIDCKKLSEIFGVPVIPIVAKKGKGIDALMKAAISVAKDNISANDLKLFDDNINSAIDAVYEILYDSEGIEKPADAIEKNTQTYWKAIKIVENDEIVTDELTEVQKPAVEVILKEAEQYADGDTEAKIADLRYKYITKVVKETVIKSKSYHVETKSDKLDKILTNRFLALPIFAVVMYLMFATTFSESFLFVEGLPSPGIWLAGVAETLWGYVAAGMDVLVSNASPWVYSLVMDGIVEGLGAIVGFIPLVLVLYILISFLEDCGYMARIAFVMDRIFRKFGLSGRSFIPLLMGFGCGVPAIMATRTLDTEKDRKITTIITGFMPCGAKLPIFAMFVSTFFVGGNKTLITYSLYMLSIVVAIIVSLIINKLVYKSSASNFVMELPKYRFPTLKSIAIHGWEKVKGFAIKAGTVIFISTIFIWALSNFNANSFNGVNAENNRDQSVMAEMDESFLASAGGAIAPIFKPLGFGEWRPTVGVVTGWIAKEMVVVTFAQLYDDDVTPEYLEEYFSHYSSDELEELGFEGGEYDPEAAFDIYSEVILFEGADENALVSMKNDIKTDAAAYAYMVFNLLCMPCFAAVGAMKRELKTWKATGAAVGIQMLTAYVAAFLIYNLGMLIA; from the coding sequence ATGAATTATACAATAGCGCTTGCCGGTAACCCAAACAGCGGAAAGACCACTCTTTTTAATGAGCTCACCGGTTCAAAGCAGCATGTGGGAAACTGGCCGGGTGTAACAGTTGACAAAAAAGAAGGTACATACAAAAAAAGAAAGGAAATAAATATTCTTGATTTGCCGGGTACCTATTCTTTATCGCCCTATTCGGCTGAAGAAATTATAGCCCGAGACTACATTGTTAAAAATAAACCTGATGCAGTAATTAACATAGTGGATGGCACAAATATCGAGAGAAATCTCTACCTTACAATGCAGATAATCGAAACCAAAATACCAATGGTTATTGCAATGAATATGATGGATGAAGTTGATGCAATCGGAATGAAGATAGATTGTAAAAAGCTTTCAGAAATCTTTGGAGTACCTGTAATTCCTATAGTTGCAAAAAAAGGAAAAGGTATAGATGCTTTGATGAAAGCAGCAATTTCAGTGGCGAAAGACAATATTTCTGCAAATGATTTAAAATTATTCGATGATAATATAAATTCGGCAATAGATGCTGTTTATGAAATACTTTACGATTCTGAAGGGATTGAAAAACCAGCTGATGCTATAGAAAAAAACACTCAAACATATTGGAAAGCCATAAAAATTGTTGAAAATGATGAAATTGTAACAGATGAGCTTACAGAAGTTCAAAAACCTGCAGTAGAGGTAATTTTAAAAGAAGCAGAACAATATGCGGATGGAGATACGGAAGCAAAAATAGCAGACTTAAGATATAAGTATATTACCAAAGTTGTAAAAGAAACTGTTATAAAATCAAAGTCTTACCATGTGGAAACAAAATCAGACAAACTAGATAAGATATTAACAAACCGATTCCTGGCGCTCCCAATATTTGCGGTTGTTATGTACTTAATGTTCGCAACAACATTCAGTGAAAGCTTTTTATTTGTTGAGGGATTGCCAAGCCCCGGAATTTGGCTGGCAGGAGTTGCGGAAACATTATGGGGATATGTTGCAGCGGGTATGGATGTGCTGGTATCAAATGCCTCACCTTGGGTTTATTCTCTCGTAATGGATGGTATAGTAGAAGGGCTTGGTGCCATCGTAGGTTTTATTCCTTTGGTACTGGTGCTTTATATATTGATTTCCTTTCTTGAAGACTGCGGATACATGGCCAGAATTGCATTCGTAATGGATAGAATTTTTCGTAAATTCGGGCTCTCAGGAAGATCTTTCATCCCCCTTTTGATGGGATTTGGATGTGGTGTTCCCGCAATTATGGCAACAAGAACGCTGGACACTGAAAAGGACAGAAAAATCACAACTATTATTACGGGATTTATGCCTTGCGGAGCAAAACTTCCGATTTTTGCAATGTTTGTTTCTACTTTCTTTGTAGGAGGAAATAAAACCCTAATAACTTACTCTCTTTACATGCTCAGTATAGTGGTTGCTATTATTGTATCTCTTATAATAAATAAACTTGTTTATAAATCTTCTGCTTCAAATTTTGTTATGGAGCTGCCAAAGTACAGATTTCCAACCCTAAAAAGTATTGCAATCCATGGATGGGAAAAAGTTAAAGGATTTGCAATAAAGGCAGGAACCGTTATTTTCATATCAACCATATTCATATGGGCATTAAGCAACTTTAACGCAAATTCATTTAACGGTGTTAATGCTGAAAACAATAGAGATCAAAGTGTTATGGCAGAAATGGATGAAAGCTTTCTTGCATCTGCCGGTGGCGCCATTGCCCCAATTTTCAAACCACTGGGATTCGGCGAATGGCGACCGACGGTTGGCGTTGTAACTGGTTGGATTGCAAAAGAAATGGTTGTCGTTACATTTGCACAGTTGTATGATGATGATGTAACTCCTGAATACTTGGAAGAATATTTCTCGCATTACAGCAGTGATGAATTGGAAGAATTGGGTTTTGAAGGCGGAGAATACGATCCAGAAGCAGCTTTTGACATTTACTCTGAAGTAATATTATTTGAAGGAGCAGATGAAAATGCTCTTGTATCTATGAAGAATGATATTAAAACGGATGCTGCAGCATATGCGTACATGGTATTTAACCTCCTGTGCATGCCATGTTTTGCAGCGGTAGGAGCTATGAAAAGAGAACTGAAAACTTGGAAAGCAACAGGAGCGGCTGTTGGTATACAAATGCTTACAGCATATGTTGCAGCGTTCTTAATATACAATTTGGGGATGCTTATTGCATAA
- a CDS encoding FeoA family protein, with protein sequence MTLRDLKPGQIGTVKSIGEKGPMRKRLMDMGVTPGTSIKVIKVAPLGDPIEINIRGYELSLRKNEAQNILVEI encoded by the coding sequence ATGACATTAAGAGATTTAAAGCCAGGCCAAATTGGTACTGTCAAAAGTATAGGTGAGAAAGGACCTATGAGAAAAAGGCTAATGGATATGGGAGTGACTCCCGGCACGTCAATAAAAGTAATTAAGGTTGCACCTTTGGGAGATCCAATAGAAATAAATATACGGGGATACGAGTTAAGCTTAAGAAAGAACGAAGCGCAAAATATACTTGTTGAAATTTAA
- a CDS encoding FeoA family protein translates to MSLAMVALGDTIEVLGYRGKDDMKRRLQDMGLVKGERIQVIGENQGGLILLVKGVKVALNKGLASLIMVK, encoded by the coding sequence ATGTCGTTAGCCATGGTTGCATTAGGGGACACCATAGAAGTGCTCGGTTACAGAGGAAAAGATGATATGAAACGACGCCTGCAGGATATGGGGCTTGTTAAAGGCGAAAGGATTCAAGTGATTGGAGAAAATCAAGGCGGGCTGATCTTATTAGTAAAGGGAGTAAAGGTTGCTCTCAACAAGGGTTTAGCTTCATTAATTATGGTTAAATAA
- a CDS encoding YmaF family protein, giving the protein MLFNRNCRCGEEIIQHVHDAQGYTNLAGQRGCCHKHCFNASTGLAIPCGNSHVHEVYFVTDIVECHCHKICGKTGPAIQTGCGNHIHLIEGCTTTNDCHRHGVEVATCIEENIEC; this is encoded by the coding sequence ATGCTTTTTAATAGAAATTGCAGATGTGGAGAAGAAATTATTCAGCACGTACACGATGCGCAAGGATATACGAATTTGGCAGGGCAAAGAGGATGCTGCCACAAACATTGTTTTAATGCTTCAACAGGACTAGCAATTCCCTGCGGGAACAGCCATGTGCATGAAGTTTACTTTGTTACGGATATAGTAGAATGCCATTGTCATAAAATTTGCGGAAAAACCGGGCCTGCGATTCAAACAGGATGTGGCAACCACATACATCTTATAGAGGGGTGCACGACAACTAACGACTGTCACAGACATGGAGTTGAGGTTGCAACATGCATTGAAGAAAATATAGAGTGTTAA
- a CDS encoding peptide chain release factor 3 — MNNIDLINKRRIFGIISHPDAGKTTLTEKLLLHGGAIREAGTVRARKNSKFAKSDWMEIEKQRGISVTSSVMQFEYNDKVISIMDTPGHNDFGEDTYRILTSVDSAVMVIDAAKGIETQTKKLFQVCSMRGIPIFTFINKLDRESKDPLELMQELEDVLGLLSVAVTWPIGCGKEFEGVYDRLRNSVYLFRKKEIIHLDEDGVNSSKLEGYISPSNLENLRYAIELLDGAGNEFNIEQVQSGKLSPVFFGSALADFGVTEFLEHFLQMSPPPSSRKTTNGIIKPTDEVFTGFVFKIQANMDPNHRDRLAFLRICSGTFVRGMNITLTRTGKQMKLSQSTHLMANERETVDTAYAGDVIGIYDSGNFQIGDTLTNGKEKILFEPLPTFPPEFFCRVSAKNSLKGKNFQKGVDQLAQEGAIQVYRNEYNEVIIGAVGVLQFDVFQYRLTNEYNTEIRMENIEFSVARWVKTDNSDTLKKYQNTRCMLVFDHYDRPVLLFTNQYALRSFQDRNEDVELIEALDIIDEIGNQ; from the coding sequence ATGAATAATATAGATTTAATTAATAAAAGAAGAATTTTTGGAATCATTTCTCACCCTGATGCAGGTAAAACAACATTGACGGAAAAATTGCTGCTTCACGGAGGCGCTATTCGTGAGGCGGGCACTGTTAGAGCGAGAAAAAATTCTAAATTTGCAAAATCTGATTGGATGGAGATTGAAAAACAGAGAGGTATCTCTGTTACATCTTCTGTAATGCAGTTTGAATATAATGATAAAGTTATTTCAATAATGGACACTCCGGGGCATAATGATTTTGGAGAAGACACTTACCGAATATTGACTTCAGTTGACAGCGCAGTTATGGTTATAGATGCTGCTAAAGGTATAGAGACTCAGACAAAAAAACTGTTCCAGGTTTGTAGCATGAGAGGAATTCCTATTTTTACGTTTATTAATAAGCTTGATCGAGAATCTAAAGACCCTTTAGAACTGATGCAGGAGCTTGAAGACGTTTTAGGGCTTCTTTCAGTGGCAGTTACATGGCCCATAGGTTGTGGAAAGGAATTTGAAGGAGTATATGACAGATTAAGAAATTCTGTCTATCTTTTCAGAAAGAAAGAAATAATCCATCTAGATGAAGATGGAGTCAATTCAAGTAAGCTTGAAGGGTATATAAGTCCTTCTAATCTTGAAAATCTGAGATATGCAATAGAGCTTCTTGACGGAGCTGGTAATGAATTTAATATTGAACAAGTTCAGAGCGGAAAACTTTCTCCCGTATTTTTTGGTTCTGCTCTTGCAGATTTTGGAGTAACAGAGTTTTTGGAGCACTTTCTTCAAATGTCGCCTCCACCGTCGTCAAGAAAAACAACAAACGGTATTATTAAGCCTACCGATGAGGTTTTTACAGGATTTGTATTTAAAATTCAAGCAAATATGGACCCAAATCATCGCGATCGTCTCGCCTTTCTCAGAATATGCTCTGGAACATTTGTGAGAGGAATGAATATAACTCTTACAAGGACAGGAAAGCAAATGAAACTTAGTCAGTCTACCCATTTAATGGCTAATGAGAGAGAAACAGTTGACACTGCTTATGCCGGAGACGTTATAGGAATATATGATTCGGGCAATTTCCAAATTGGAGATACCTTAACAAATGGAAAGGAAAAAATATTATTTGAGCCGCTTCCTACATTTCCTCCAGAATTTTTCTGCAGAGTAAGCGCCAAAAATTCTCTTAAGGGAAAGAATTTTCAGAAGGGAGTAGACCAATTGGCTCAGGAAGGCGCAATCCAAGTTTACAGAAATGAATATAACGAAGTAATAATAGGTGCTGTTGGAGTCCTTCAGTTCGATGTTTTTCAATACAGGCTGACTAACGAGTACAATACTGAAATTCGTATGGAAAATATAGAATTTTCTGTTGCAAGATGGGTTAAGACAGATAATTCGGACACCCTAAAAAAATATCAGAATACAAGATGCATGCTTGTATTTGATCACTATGACAGACCTGTTCTCCTATTTACAAATCAATATGCTTTGAGAAGTTTTCAAGATAGAAATGAAGATGTTGAGTTAATTGAAGCTCTTGATATAATTGATGAAATAGGTAATCAGTAA
- a CDS encoding acyl-CoA dehydratase activase has protein sequence MHYLGVDVGSVSTDLVMMDENLNVTEKIYLRTKGNPIKAIQDGFKILKNKYHKGDIAAAGTTGSGRAIAASIIGADAAKNEITAHATAALETHKNVRTIIEIGGQDSKIILLNNGIISDFAMNTVCAAGTGSFLDRQAERLDINIEEFGEYALRATSSVRIAGRCAVFAESDMIHKQQLGYNQPEIIRGLCDALVRNYLNNIAKGKAIFPKVLFQGGVAANRGMKASFENALGFEIFVPEHYNMMGAIGAAIMAKFAVEKSGKTNFRGFELADKNIFSRSMECEGCSNSCEVVKIFENNNIIGYFGDRCGKWCNKLQHTSKDLLA, from the coding sequence ATGCACTATCTGGGTGTTGATGTCGGATCAGTAAGTACCGATCTCGTTATGATGGATGAGAACCTTAACGTAACAGAAAAAATATATCTTAGAACAAAAGGCAACCCTATTAAAGCAATTCAGGATGGATTTAAAATATTAAAAAATAAATATCATAAAGGAGATATAGCCGCAGCAGGAACAACAGGCAGCGGCAGAGCAATTGCAGCTTCCATAATAGGAGCCGATGCAGCTAAAAATGAAATTACAGCTCATGCAACTGCCGCCTTGGAAACTCATAAAAATGTTAGAACTATAATTGAAATAGGTGGACAGGATTCAAAAATAATACTTCTCAATAACGGTATTATTTCTGATTTTGCTATGAACACGGTATGCGCAGCAGGAACAGGATCGTTCCTTGACCGGCAAGCCGAAAGGCTGGATATAAATATAGAAGAATTCGGAGAATATGCTTTAAGAGCAACTTCCTCTGTGAGGATAGCGGGGAGATGCGCTGTATTTGCAGAGTCAGATATGATACATAAACAGCAGCTAGGTTACAATCAGCCGGAGATAATAAGAGGATTGTGCGATGCTCTTGTGAGAAATTATTTGAATAACATAGCAAAAGGAAAAGCAATATTTCCAAAAGTTCTGTTTCAAGGAGGGGTAGCCGCTAACAGAGGAATGAAGGCATCCTTCGAAAATGCTTTAGGATTTGAGATTTTTGTTCCCGAGCATTACAACATGATGGGAGCTATCGGTGCCGCCATCATGGCAAAGTTCGCCGTAGAAAAATCAGGCAAAACAAATTTCAGAGGATTTGAGCTTGCAGATAAAAATATTTTTTCAAGAAGCATGGAATGTGAAGGATGTTCAAACAGTTGTGAAGTAGTGAAAATATTTGAAAACAATAACATAATAGGGTATTTTGGTGATAGATGCGGCAAATGGTGCAACAAACTTCAGCATACTTCAAAAGATCTTCTTGCATAG
- a CDS encoding acyl-CoA dehydratase activase-related protein: MKATFPQMGNIYIAAKALFEGLGIEYVIPPKCSKTDLDIGSLHSPEEICLPFKLMIGNYIHAIEKGADTIILAGSCGPCRFGEYCELQMNLLKSMGYNMNFIVIDYPKDIGMMELYRRIHKISSESKKNTIQKINALLNALKVLNLMDEIEETAHMYAGFERNKGECKNLLIECKKDTLECDNAYSMIKIMNQYNQKLNHLSVDINKNPLKIAIIGEIYTIIEPYSNFYIEEKLMDYGVSSSRKLTPSWWVKNAALSPLKINSLKIRKNAKKYIPIGIGGHAVECIGEAVTASKNGFDGAIQILPMGCMPEIVSKAVLPTISKDLDFPVMSLIVDDMDGEAGYITRMEAFIDLLERRRKNALSGC, from the coding sequence ATGAAAGCAACATTCCCACAAATGGGTAATATATATATTGCAGCCAAGGCTCTGTTTGAAGGTTTAGGGATAGAATATGTTATTCCTCCAAAATGCAGCAAAACAGACTTGGATATAGGTTCACTTCATTCACCCGAAGAAATATGCCTGCCTTTTAAGCTAATGATAGGTAATTATATCCATGCTATTGAAAAGGGAGCTGATACCATAATTTTGGCAGGAAGCTGCGGGCCATGCAGGTTCGGAGAATATTGTGAGCTCCAAATGAATTTATTGAAAAGTATGGGCTATAATATGAATTTTATTGTTATTGATTATCCAAAAGATATAGGAATGATGGAACTCTATAGAAGAATCCATAAAATATCATCTGAAAGCAAAAAAAATACTATTCAAAAAATAAATGCCTTATTAAATGCATTAAAGGTATTAAATTTAATGGATGAAATTGAGGAAACAGCCCATATGTATGCTGGATTTGAAAGAAACAAAGGAGAATGCAAAAACCTTCTTATTGAATGCAAAAAAGATACATTGGAATGTGATAATGCTTACAGTATGATAAAAATTATGAATCAATATAATCAAAAATTAAATCACTTATCCGTCGATATAAATAAAAATCCTTTAAAAATAGCAATTATCGGAGAAATTTACACCATAATTGAACCTTATTCAAATTTTTATATAGAAGAAAAACTTATGGATTACGGGGTTTCCTCGAGCAGAAAGCTTACTCCAAGCTGGTGGGTTAAAAATGCTGCTCTTAGTCCTTTAAAAATAAACTCGTTAAAAATACGTAAAAATGCCAAGAAATATATACCTATAGGCATCGGCGGACATGCAGTTGAATGTATAGGTGAAGCCGTAACCGCCAGCAAAAATGGATTTGATGGGGCAATACAAATTTTACCCATGGGCTGCATGCCGGAAATTGTCAGCAAAGCAGTTCTTCCAACAATTTCAAAAGATTTGGATTTTCCTGTAATGTCCTTGATCGTAGATGACATGGACGGAGAAGCAGGTTATATAACAAGAATGGAGGCTTTTATAGATTTACTTGAAAGGAGAAGAAAAAATGCACTATCTGGGTGTTGA